Proteins from a genomic interval of Collinsella sp. zg1085:
- a CDS encoding LPXTG cell wall anchor domain-containing protein — MLMYKQKPSKLARVAVAASTTAVLVAGSVVPAFAAEGPQPTNSSEPVSRNVTVGQPAGPVVESPAVVAAKEALKKAKEAHADADAWLNSMLKNYKDVGTAQEAEVTRLNGEIEATEATINGDMSLDERKAALDKIAGLKKQIESAHKTVQEAAKKLDEARSNKLAAEKAVKAAEEALANAEKGAPAVNAELPKKEAGQAAETGMTEEPKMTDSKMADAKKDDKKAAKQVKGKLPKTGDASAIMGVVATLGTAVLGFGAAAKGKRN, encoded by the coding sequence ATGCTAATGTATAAGCAGAAGCCATCAAAGCTTGCTCGCGTAGCTGTAGCAGCAAGCACCACCGCTGTATTGGTAGCCGGAAGCGTCGTACCTGCGTTTGCTGCTGAGGGTCCTCAGCCAACAAATTCTTCTGAGCCCGTCAGCCGCAATGTAACTGTTGGTCAGCCTGCGGGTCCTGTCGTTGAGAGCCCAGCAGTAGTTGCCGCAAAAGAGGCTCTTAAGAAGGCCAAGGAAGCACATGCTGATGCTGACGCATGGTTGAACTCCATGCTCAAAAACTACAAAGATGTGGGCACAGCGCAAGAGGCAGAGGTCACTAGGCTTAATGGTGAAATTGAGGCTACTGAAGCAACCATTAATGGCGATATGTCTCTGGACGAGCGTAAGGCTGCCCTCGATAAGATTGCTGGGCTTAAAAAGCAGATAGAGTCCGCACATAAGACCGTGCAAGAGGCTGCCAAAAAGCTTGATGAAGCTCGTAGCAATAAGCTAGCTGCCGAGAAGGCTGTTAAGGCTGCTGAGGAAGCCCTTGCAAATGCTGAAAAAGGAGCCCCTGCCGTTAATGCTGAGCTTCCTAAGAAAGAGGCTGGACAGGCTGCAGAGACTGGTATGACCGAAGAGCCTAAGATGACTGATTCCAAGATGGCAGATGCCAAGAAGGATGATAAGAAGGCTGCTAAGCAGGTCAAGGGCAAGCTTCCCAAGACTGGCGATGCTTCCGCCATCATGGGTGTAGTTGCTACACTTGGTACGGCTGTACTGGGCTTTGGTGCTGCTGCTAAGGGTAAGCGCAACTAA
- a CDS encoding TetR/AcrR family transcriptional regulator: protein MDLRIQKTYRALNEAFTRLLAKRPYERIGVAALCDEAVIRRTTFYKHFRDKDDYLLFYLENVRREILSPHEHTAEDAHEDESASERRAILRRLTDFLLNNATIMDNILQSTMSGPLTAVICEAVADALRERYLTNDEPAQHDSRIEFAAGGITRLLTLWWVSEERMELQTRFIEDADYLLAHIMEK from the coding sequence ATGGATCTCCGTATTCAGAAAACGTATCGAGCACTTAATGAAGCATTTACCAGGCTTTTAGCAAAACGTCCGTACGAGCGCATTGGTGTTGCCGCCTTATGTGATGAAGCGGTAATTAGGCGGACCACCTTCTACAAACACTTCCGCGATAAAGATGACTACCTGCTGTTTTATCTCGAAAATGTGCGGCGAGAGATTCTTAGCCCGCACGAGCATACCGCTGAGGATGCACATGAGGACGAATCCGCTTCTGAGCGCCGTGCTATTTTGAGGCGACTTACCGACTTCTTGCTTAACAATGCAACAATTATGGACAATATCTTGCAAAGCACCATGAGTGGACCTTTAACTGCAGTCATTTGCGAAGCGGTTGCAGATGCACTGCGCGAGCGTTATCTCACAAATGATGAGCCGGCCCAGCATGACAGCCGCATAGAGTTTGCCGCAGGCGGCATTACGCGCCTGCTTACCCTGTGGTGGGTTTCTGAGGAGCGTATGGAGTTGCAAACGCGGTTTATCGAAGATGCAGATTATCTGCTTGCCCATATCATGGAGAAGTAA
- a CDS encoding Nramp family divalent metal transporter, translating into MNNSTKNKLTITAVLGAMGPGLLAALSGNDAGGIATYSSAGSDYGYAMLWMLPIMTLLLVVTQETAARCGCVTGKGLASLIREKFGVRRSVLAMAALLTANISVTISEFAGIASGLSLFGVPTTVSVPLAGILVWMITMSGSFNRIEKILLAISCIFVTYVIAAFMVGPDWAQVAHDTVVPTFISSPRYISLVVATIGTTISPWMVFLAQSNVVEKNVDESSLSLQRIDAISGSILADIIAGFIIITTGTVLFPAGVRIADAADAAMALEPIAGQFSTVLFAVGLVAASFLAACVLPSVTSSAICEAFGWERGADRSWGEAPLYRGIITTIIVTSALLILLPGIDLFQILMGSQIINGILLPVLLVFQVLIAQDKHIMGVHRNKRVWTLLSWASIVVIVILTIVMFVLQAMGY; encoded by the coding sequence ATGAATAACAGCACCAAGAACAAGCTCACCATCACGGCAGTATTGGGAGCCATGGGGCCAGGGCTTTTGGCAGCCTTATCCGGAAATGATGCCGGCGGTATTGCAACCTATTCCAGTGCTGGTTCTGACTATGGCTATGCCATGCTGTGGATGCTGCCCATCATGACCTTACTGCTGGTAGTGACACAAGAAACAGCTGCTCGCTGCGGCTGTGTGACCGGTAAAGGCCTCGCTTCGCTTATCCGTGAAAAGTTTGGCGTGCGCAGAAGCGTACTTGCTATGGCGGCGTTGCTCACCGCTAATATTTCGGTCACTATCTCGGAGTTTGCAGGTATTGCAAGTGGCTTGTCACTGTTTGGGGTTCCTACAACGGTATCGGTTCCGCTGGCGGGCATTTTGGTGTGGATGATTACGATGTCGGGCAGTTTTAACCGCATCGAAAAGATTTTACTAGCTATTAGCTGCATATTTGTTACCTATGTTATCGCGGCCTTTATGGTGGGGCCAGATTGGGCGCAGGTGGCGCATGACACGGTGGTGCCAACATTCATTTCAAGCCCGCGCTACATTTCGTTGGTGGTGGCAACCATTGGTACCACCATTTCGCCATGGATGGTGTTTTTGGCGCAGTCAAATGTGGTTGAGAAAAATGTTGATGAGTCGAGTTTATCATTGCAGCGTATCGATGCAATTTCAGGCTCAATCTTGGCAGACATCATAGCGGGCTTCATCATTATTACAACCGGTACCGTTCTGTTTCCAGCAGGCGTTCGCATTGCAGATGCAGCCGATGCCGCCATGGCGTTAGAGCCTATCGCAGGACAGTTTTCGACGGTGCTCTTTGCGGTGGGTCTGGTAGCTGCAAGTTTTTTGGCAGCGTGCGTGTTGCCCAGTGTCACTTCAAGTGCAATTTGTGAGGCCTTTGGCTGGGAGCGTGGAGCCGACCGCAGTTGGGGAGAGGCTCCGCTGTATCGCGGCATCATTACAACAATTATTGTTACATCAGCTCTGTTGATATTGCTACCCGGCATTGACCTCTTTCAAATTTTGATGGGGTCGCAAATTATCAACGGCATTTTGCTGCCGGTCTTGCTGGTATTTCAGGTGCTCATTGCGCAGGATAAACATATTATGGGAGTGCACCGCAATAAGCGCGTATGGACCCTGCTTTCATGGGCAAGTATCGTTGTTATTGTTATCTTAACGATTGTTATGTTTGTGCTTCAAGCCATGGGTTATTAG
- a CDS encoding CAP domain-containing protein: MRVIESEKNVTYDDKVVADRARTHAAGIVTTAEETVERINRLVEQNTSALEAKQRELDAANQKLETAKQVLEQAKQHVANELAKGSRGFFERLNDTTGKLFDNRTHFTTDSRFNPIAAGYETGFIQNFTHMGQAGDATTIDNVYKAIDMIKTANEIRAAHGLNPLKISSDLMASAEIHANWNAGAVGHFGWSTQDGAGDVSAVDAALTTRYKSENLAWGYSGTGQGGAASNYANSPYHGWYYEEGIVIKENEQNADLDGDGTVGSVRGDRQTGHYLNLLDPTHVATGFGFNSGTVAGFEYRNTAAHHFSSGGFMYANDRLFTPDEYKQLLDDYVASINNSARNMSSEAEAAIQEANAQIAELTSQKTRLMEEASSLSRSQSEAQRNLERAIASRDAKTAEFNEAEARLAAKEQQLQRARAELEIAHNALLAAQTSFDTSASTLNSANTLVSEKQTALDAANANKATAEARVQDLENQILDGASVVKQKLAAMNAAQAELDQKTQAASEQEHQLNELKARAATIDSERAAANSELAALRLAVENKSHTLGEITTRVATLTATLAETTSTHQTLADAQANVAQKEQALSRAQTQLAEAEQNLSAANEAVADAHALLTAAQTRTERTNRLTWNNTETAPLDDPDFVHLNSFVEALKLAKLQLARAQQDKAAASAKLADAIHAVLLADQAYTVALAAQNNAQAAYNKLKPAPQPSMKQVGVTNASGTQASQANDAQTSRTQTGKNPAGKKGLPQTSDVAAVLPALSGFSALLASVGVGLRKSKRSSAAKK; the protein is encoded by the coding sequence GTGAGGGTTATTGAAAGTGAAAAGAATGTTACCTACGACGATAAGGTAGTTGCAGATAGAGCTCGTACTCATGCTGCTGGTATTGTAACTACGGCGGAGGAGACGGTAGAGCGCATCAATCGGCTAGTTGAGCAAAATACCAGCGCTCTTGAAGCCAAGCAGCGCGAACTTGATGCCGCCAATCAAAAACTTGAAACAGCCAAGCAAGTTCTTGAGCAAGCAAAGCAACATGTAGCTAATGAGCTTGCAAAGGGTTCGCGGGGCTTTTTTGAGCGCCTCAACGATACAACGGGCAAGCTCTTTGACAACCGCACGCACTTCACCACCGATAGCCGATTTAATCCTATTGCTGCGGGTTACGAGACTGGCTTTATTCAAAACTTTACGCATATGGGTCAGGCTGGCGACGCCACAACTATTGATAACGTATACAAAGCTATTGACATGATTAAGACCGCAAACGAGATTCGCGCCGCGCATGGTCTTAACCCGCTCAAGATTTCAAGCGACCTTATGGCAAGCGCTGAAATTCACGCTAACTGGAATGCAGGTGCTGTTGGCCACTTTGGCTGGTCAACCCAAGATGGAGCAGGCGATGTCTCGGCTGTTGATGCCGCTTTGACCACCCGCTATAAATCAGAAAACCTTGCATGGGGCTATAGCGGTACCGGTCAGGGAGGAGCCGCCTCAAATTATGCAAATTCACCCTATCATGGCTGGTACTATGAAGAGGGTATTGTCATTAAAGAGAACGAGCAGAATGCTGACCTTGACGGTGACGGCACTGTTGGCTCAGTGCGAGGCGACCGACAAACTGGTCATTACCTCAATCTTCTCGACCCCACTCATGTAGCAACAGGCTTTGGCTTTAATAGTGGCACCGTTGCCGGCTTTGAGTATCGAAACACGGCGGCGCATCACTTCTCATCAGGCGGCTTTATGTATGCAAACGACCGCCTGTTCACTCCTGATGAGTATAAACAGCTCCTCGACGATTATGTAGCGTCCATCAACAACAGCGCACGCAATATGTCTTCTGAGGCAGAAGCCGCAATACAAGAGGCTAACGCGCAGATTGCAGAGCTTACCTCTCAAAAGACACGTCTTATGGAAGAGGCCTCATCTCTTAGTAGAAGCCAATCAGAGGCACAACGCAATCTTGAAAGGGCAATTGCGAGCCGTGATGCAAAAACTGCTGAATTTAATGAAGCTGAGGCTCGACTTGCTGCAAAAGAGCAGCAACTTCAACGCGCCCGCGCAGAACTTGAGATAGCTCATAATGCCCTTTTAGCTGCACAGACAAGCTTTGATACCTCTGCATCAACTCTCAACAGCGCCAATACGCTTGTAAGTGAGAAGCAGACCGCACTTGATGCTGCTAACGCCAACAAAGCAACTGCAGAAGCACGGGTACAAGACCTAGAAAACCAGATTTTAGACGGCGCTTCCGTAGTTAAGCAAAAGCTTGCCGCGATGAATGCTGCGCAAGCTGAGCTTGACCAAAAGACGCAGGCAGCCAGTGAGCAAGAACATCAGCTCAATGAACTCAAGGCGCGTGCTGCCACTATTGATAGTGAGCGGGCTGCAGCAAATAGTGAGCTTGCAGCGCTCCGTTTAGCAGTAGAAAACAAGTCCCATACCCTTGGGGAAATTACTACTCGGGTAGCTACGCTCACCGCCACCCTTGCAGAAACTACAAGCACGCATCAAACACTTGCCGATGCTCAAGCAAACGTTGCGCAAAAAGAACAGGCGCTCAGCCGTGCTCAGACACAACTTGCTGAGGCAGAGCAAAACCTGAGCGCAGCTAACGAAGCTGTTGCCGATGCTCATGCCCTGCTTACAGCTGCTCAAACACGGACTGAGCGAACAAACAGACTTACTTGGAACAATACTGAGACTGCCCCTCTTGATGACCCTGATTTTGTACACCTTAATAGCTTTGTTGAGGCACTCAAGCTAGCTAAATTGCAGCTTGCGCGTGCACAGCAAGACAAAGCAGCTGCCAGTGCCAAATTAGCTGACGCTATTCATGCAGTTCTTCTTGCCGACCAGGCGTATACCGTGGCGCTCGCTGCTCAAAACAATGCTCAGGCTGCATACAATAAGCTCAAGCCGGCACCACAGCCCAGCATGAAGCAGGTAGGAGTAACTAACGCTTCTGGCACTCAAGCTTCACAGGCAAATGATGCTCAAACAAGCCGTACTCAGACAGGTAAAAATCCCGCAGGTAAAAAGGGATTGCCTCAGACAAGCGATGTAGCTGCTGTGCTTCCTGCGCTCAGCGGATTCTCAGCCTTGTTAGCGAGCGTGGGCGTGGGTCTTCGCAAGAGCAAGCGTTCAAGCGCTGCTAAAAAGTAA
- a CDS encoding helix-turn-helix domain-containing protein: MNFGKAVRRRAAELGLSQTQLCLMTGISNAYMSMLMNSKIDDPRIGRVAVIAHALKLSLDELVERAKIEDEKVILRKNSRGGGDFADK, translated from the coding sequence GTGAATTTTGGCAAAGCGGTACGTAGGAGAGCCGCTGAGTTAGGACTTTCACAAACTCAGCTGTGCCTTATGACCGGAATTTCAAATGCATATATGTCAATGCTCATGAACTCTAAAATTGATGATCCGCGCATTGGCCGGGTGGCGGTGATAGCTCATGCGTTGAAGCTCAGCCTTGACGAACTTGTTGAGCGTGCAAAAATTGAAGATGAGAAAGTAATTCTTCGCAAAAATAGTCGCGGGGGGGGGGACTTCGCAGATAAATAG
- a CDS encoding polysaccharide deacetylase family protein, with amino-acid sequence MSPYTTSYTNKRRPRLRPARTRSLELPATKRRHQRKPGERYITRGLTKKRSTHRGFRRNERKPYAIIAVLCAFLIFVASVVWYANRGVTITLNGNDTTVRLHSTIERIVEDKKLKLKPGRLLAVDDAVLSKGGGEPYHVTLNKKELTVQEAAKLELNGGEELEIQQGHDTYEPHQVQATELKPSISMEGKGAIQYVATWGVSGRHEVWIGETSGKTQDRGVVQEPVHAVIKATSVNPKKGKKLIALTFDEGPSIGTADIVRILADKGAKGTFFLQGSAVGSNLSAVQSILSGNNQLGSNAQDDVDLTKLGYDDLRAQLSQGFAAIQKAGGGTVSLLRPPSGLYTVETWAQSMDLVQAVVTWNLDSGDWMLKGADTVVSTVVEASSNGNIVLLTDNVATTQQTAAALPHIIDQLKAAGYELVTLSELIESDEDLSRELKLGQAHMPDGASLPEVTKASESTSAVE; translated from the coding sequence GTGTCACCTTACACGACATCCTATACCAATAAGCGACGTCCGCGCTTGAGACCAGCTCGCACTCGAAGTCTTGAGTTGCCAGCCACTAAACGCCGCCATCAGCGCAAACCGGGCGAGCGTTATATCACGCGCGGGCTCACCAAAAAGCGTAGCACGCACAGGGGATTTCGTCGAAATGAGCGCAAGCCCTATGCCATCATTGCGGTGCTCTGCGCGTTTCTTATCTTTGTGGCAAGTGTTGTATGGTATGCAAATCGTGGTGTGACTATCACCTTAAACGGTAATGACACAACGGTGCGCCTGCATTCCACCATTGAGCGCATTGTTGAAGATAAAAAGCTCAAGCTTAAGCCGGGTCGCTTGCTAGCGGTTGATGATGCCGTGCTCAGCAAAGGCGGAGGCGAGCCGTATCATGTTACGCTCAATAAAAAAGAACTTACTGTGCAGGAAGCCGCAAAACTTGAGTTAAACGGTGGCGAGGAGCTTGAGATACAGCAGGGCCATGACACCTATGAGCCGCATCAAGTACAGGCAACTGAGCTTAAGCCAAGCATCTCAATGGAGGGCAAAGGCGCAATACAATATGTTGCAACATGGGGCGTGTCAGGTCGGCATGAGGTGTGGATAGGCGAGACCTCGGGAAAAACGCAAGACCGCGGCGTAGTTCAGGAGCCGGTTCATGCTGTCATTAAGGCCACAAGTGTTAACCCTAAAAAAGGTAAGAAGCTAATAGCGCTCACCTTTGATGAAGGTCCAAGTATTGGAACAGCAGACATTGTGCGCATCTTGGCAGATAAAGGTGCAAAAGGAACCTTCTTTTTACAGGGAAGTGCTGTGGGTAGCAATTTAAGTGCAGTACAAAGCATCTTGTCAGGCAATAATCAGTTAGGTTCAAACGCTCAAGATGATGTTGACCTTACCAAGCTGGGTTATGACGACCTGAGAGCCCAGCTCAGCCAGGGTTTTGCAGCCATTCAAAAGGCAGGCGGGGGTACCGTGAGCCTTTTGAGACCGCCTTCAGGTTTGTATACCGTAGAAACTTGGGCTCAAAGCATGGACCTTGTGCAAGCAGTGGTGACGTGGAATCTTGATTCGGGCGATTGGATGCTCAAAGGCGCCGATACTGTTGTATCAACCGTTGTTGAGGCGAGTTCCAACGGAAACATTGTTCTTTTAACTGATAATGTAGCTACAACGCAGCAAACCGCTGCTGCCCTTCCGCATATCATTGACCAGCTCAAAGCAGCAGGGTATGAGCTGGTTACTTTGTCAGAGCTTATTGAAAGTGACGAGGACCTATCACGCGAATTAAAGCTCGGACAGGCTCATATGCCTGACGGTGCAAGCCTGCCTGAGGTGACAAAAGCGTCAGAGAGTACATCAGCTGTTGAATAA
- a CDS encoding 4Fe-4S binding protein — MSHPVIDADECIACGVCVDACPTGVLELEDVATVVDEESCVACAACQDACPAGAITEIVEE, encoded by the coding sequence ATGTCACATCCCGTAATTGATGCCGATGAGTGCATTGCCTGTGGTGTCTGCGTAGACGCATGCCCAACGGGCGTTCTTGAGCTTGAGGACGTTGCAACCGTAGTAGACGAAGAGTCTTGCGTTGCCTGTGCTGCATGTCAGGATGCTTGCCCAGCAGGCGCCATTACCGAAATTGTTGAAGAGTAG
- a CDS encoding magnesium transporter, with amino-acid sequence MNYFSELLGIAVIDSTDESIGVVNDLGIATGELFPHVTSLAFQGPGKTPFMISWRKYVDHVSDEGVYLNCPATDIRFSYLQPDEVLLARDILNKQIVDTQGLKVVRVNDIKMSSSGENQLRLLGAEVGPRGLLRALHPMLERVVARVAKALRHPLNDELIAWSYMDLLERSTKQIKLSVSHKTLGELHPADVADIIEKLDPRLRGQVFNQLDVAQAAEAISEFDDDELRSEMFEGLSDKEASSLLALMDPDDAAELLDELDYAKAEKLLRLMGVQEEKAIRTLLGYAEDTAGRIMTSEFVALPATDTVADAIEAIRQLDDDFESVYYVYTTDPGGGITGVLTLKTLLIAEHTERLRDLSYKDVVWVSPDVDQEEVAEEMAKYDLAAIPVCDEDRHILGIVTVDDAMDVMIEEHAEDLQIAGVVAGDNTTGETSHAITWFAQRQYWLVVWAVASAGIASVLMAAYPSELLFIYPMTFMPVCLLGAMRMVSFVKNYFLEYDQRDDEPRPYVSFFVQNTLMGLALAGIIYLCGELVASAAFHQATSLAAQAFRWSCLVAAGVTALSFMSSVIYLRVLFWRDEHDKNTTGTALSATATFSATLAYSILSSCAIVALISNM; translated from the coding sequence ATGAATTATTTTTCAGAACTGCTTGGTATAGCCGTTATCGACTCAACCGATGAGTCTATTGGCGTTGTAAACGATTTAGGCATCGCTACCGGCGAGCTTTTTCCTCATGTAACATCATTGGCTTTTCAGGGGCCGGGCAAAACGCCGTTTATGATTAGCTGGCGCAAGTACGTCGATCATGTGTCAGACGAGGGTGTATACCTTAATTGCCCTGCTACCGATATTCGTTTTTCATATTTGCAGCCTGATGAGGTCTTGCTTGCCCGCGATATTTTGAACAAGCAAATTGTTGACACGCAAGGCCTTAAGGTGGTGCGTGTAAATGATATTAAAATGTCGAGTAGTGGTGAAAACCAGCTGCGTTTGCTCGGTGCTGAAGTGGGTCCACGCGGGCTTTTGCGTGCGCTTCACCCTATGCTTGAGCGCGTAGTGGCGCGTGTTGCAAAAGCGCTCAGGCATCCGCTCAATGATGAGCTTATTGCCTGGAGCTATATGGACTTGCTTGAGCGGAGTACCAAGCAGATTAAGCTGTCGGTTTCGCACAAAACGCTGGGCGAATTGCATCCAGCAGACGTAGCAGACATTATTGAAAAACTGGACCCGCGCCTTCGGGGACAGGTCTTTAACCAGCTCGATGTTGCTCAGGCTGCCGAGGCTATCTCAGAGTTTGATGATGACGAGCTGAGAAGCGAGATGTTTGAGGGCTTGTCGGATAAAGAGGCATCATCGCTTTTGGCTTTGATGGACCCTGATGACGCGGCTGAGCTTTTGGACGAGCTCGATTATGCAAAGGCAGAAAAGCTTTTGCGCCTGATGGGTGTGCAAGAAGAAAAAGCTATTCGTACGCTTTTGGGCTATGCTGAGGATACCGCTGGTCGTATTATGACCTCGGAGTTTGTTGCACTGCCAGCAACCGATACGGTAGCTGATGCGATTGAAGCCATTCGGCAGCTCGATGATGATTTTGAGAGTGTCTATTATGTATATACTACCGACCCCGGTGGCGGTATAACTGGCGTATTGACTTTAAAAACCTTGCTGATTGCCGAGCACACCGAGCGTTTGCGCGACCTCTCGTATAAAGATGTTGTGTGGGTAAGCCCTGATGTAGACCAAGAGGAAGTTGCCGAGGAAATGGCTAAATATGACCTCGCGGCTATTCCGGTCTGCGACGAGGACCGTCATATTTTGGGCATCGTAACGGTTGATGACGCAATGGACGTAATGATTGAGGAGCACGCCGAAGACCTGCAGATTGCAGGTGTCGTTGCAGGCGATAACACCACAGGTGAGACATCGCATGCTATTACCTGGTTTGCGCAGCGCCAGTATTGGCTGGTAGTTTGGGCGGTCGCGTCGGCAGGTATCGCATCGGTTTTGATGGCGGCATACCCTTCTGAGCTGCTCTTTATATATCCAATGACGTTTATGCCCGTCTGTTTGTTGGGCGCTATGCGCATGGTGTCGTTTGTGAAAAACTATTTTTTGGAGTACGACCAGCGCGATGACGAGCCGCGGCCATATGTTAGTTTCTTTGTACAAAATACGCTTATGGGCTTAGCGCTGGCTGGCATAATTTATTTGTGCGGCGAGCTGGTGGCATCGGCGGCGTTTCATCAAGCAACAAGCTTGGCAGCTCAGGCATTTCGCTGGTCATGTCTTGTTGCGGCAGGAGTTACCGCCTTGTCGTTTATGTCATCGGTCATTTATCTGCGGGTGTTGTTCTGGCGCGATGAACACGATAAAAATACTACCGGTACGGCACTTTCAGCTACGGCAACATTTAGTGCGACCTTGGCGTATTCAATCCTTTCAAGCTGCGCGATTGTGGCATTAATCTCAAATATGTAG
- a CDS encoding LemA family protein, with protein sequence MWTIISIIVAVVVLIAIVAGIYNNMVTLRNRIDNAWQHIDTQLQRRNDLIPNLVETVKGYASHEKEALTAVIEARNAATVAGTPEAKMQADNMLTGALRQLFAVAEAYPDLKANTNFMQLQGTLEDTENKVSYARQSYNDCVLNYNNAIQTFPGNIFAGMFQFKERSGFEAAEAAREVPSVKF encoded by the coding sequence ATGTGGACGATTATTAGTATCATCGTTGCGGTAGTTGTGCTCATTGCTATAGTTGCAGGTATTTACAACAATATGGTTACGCTGCGCAATCGTATTGATAATGCGTGGCAGCATATCGACACGCAGCTGCAACGCCGGAACGATTTAATTCCTAATTTGGTGGAGACTGTAAAAGGCTATGCATCGCATGAGAAAGAGGCTTTGACGGCAGTTATTGAGGCGCGCAACGCCGCTACAGTTGCCGGAACACCAGAGGCCAAGATGCAGGCTGACAACATGTTAACGGGGGCACTGCGGCAGTTGTTTGCAGTTGCTGAGGCATATCCTGACCTTAAAGCCAATACCAACTTTATGCAGCTACAGGGCACGCTTGAGGATACTGAGAACAAGGTAAGCTATGCTCGGCAGAGCTATAACGACTGCGTACTTAATTACAACAATGCTATCCAGACCTTCCCAGGCAATATTTTTGCAGGTATGTTCCAATTTAAGGAGCGTTCGGGCTTTGAGGCTGCTGAGGCTGCTCGCGAGGTGCCAAGCGTTAAGTTTTAA
- a CDS encoding polysaccharide deacetylase family protein, protein MDKNIKIGKASKLHFGKGMLGSGPHPHKRLDTSKLSQGLSGGAHMRPADEAPNTGAQAPIAHTQHAPSPSIAGVKRVVASRPKNYMPESGMSQGATRVVAIIAFVAMAVIIGVFCWWMFWRDVTFTINEQQLSARVGTPLADIIKEHDNFGAKPGRLLSVGGTVLDEAGGSLYTVNVGKEDMPASKLGSLKIADNMKATVANGIDTTEEHDEEEVLIPPAVEMQRGGAVQFVSQWGKSGKKLVWTGKTSGEKVDHETVEDPQTMVISSKNLIPAEDGKKYMALTFDDGPSKFTPAILDILKEKGVKATFFELGTNITTYAKYSKRVLDEGHQLASHSNVHAYLPKLDKTAMREDLTAAFTALKEATGLETQMFRAPYGAFDTNSWLKTYDLVSSNVLWNIDTLDWKRPGAAAITRAVVNGAQNGAIVLMHDGGGDRSQDVEALPGIIDQLKAAGYELVTVEELMKLDKSLPEDVIASKIKLPAGVVIPEDIP, encoded by the coding sequence ATGGACAAAAATATTAAGATAGGAAAGGCGAGCAAGCTCCATTTTGGAAAAGGAATGCTTGGCTCAGGACCGCATCCTCATAAACGGCTCGACACCAGCAAGCTTTCGCAAGGTTTATCTGGTGGCGCGCATATGCGTCCAGCAGATGAGGCTCCAAACACCGGAGCACAAGCCCCGATTGCACACACGCAACACGCGCCGTCCCCATCAATTGCAGGTGTGAAGCGCGTTGTAGCTTCGCGTCCTAAAAACTATATGCCTGAGTCTGGTATGAGCCAGGGGGCTACGCGCGTGGTGGCTATCATTGCGTTTGTGGCTATGGCAGTTATTATTGGTGTCTTTTGCTGGTGGATGTTCTGGAGAGATGTTACGTTTACCATCAATGAACAGCAGCTTTCTGCTCGTGTAGGCACACCCTTGGCCGATATTATTAAAGAGCATGATAATTTTGGTGCGAAGCCCGGCCGCTTGCTTTCTGTAGGTGGCACGGTGCTTGACGAGGCAGGTGGCTCTCTCTATACCGTTAATGTGGGCAAAGAAGATATGCCTGCGTCTAAACTTGGTTCGCTCAAAATTGCTGACAACATGAAGGCAACTGTTGCTAATGGCATAGATACAACCGAGGAGCACGACGAAGAAGAGGTGCTGATTCCGCCTGCGGTTGAGATGCAGCGCGGCGGAGCCGTTCAGTTTGTTTCGCAGTGGGGTAAGTCTGGCAAGAAGTTAGTGTGGACGGGCAAAACTTCAGGTGAGAAGGTTGACCATGAAACGGTTGAAGACCCGCAAACCATGGTAATTAGCTCAAAGAACCTCATACCTGCCGAGGACGGCAAAAAGTACATGGCGCTTACCTTTGATGATGGACCGAGTAAATTTACGCCTGCCATCTTAGATATTCTGAAAGAAAAGGGAGTTAAAGCCACGTTCTTTGAGCTGGGAACCAATATTACAACCTATGCTAAATACAGTAAGCGCGTGCTTGATGAGGGGCATCAGCTTGCTAGCCACTCAAATGTGCATGCATACTTACCTAAGCTCGATAAGACTGCCATGCGCGAAGACCTAACGGCTGCATTTACTGCGCTCAAAGAGGCAACAGGCCTTGAGACTCAGATGTTTCGTGCGCCATATGGTGCCTTTGATACCAACAGTTGGCTTAAAACCTATGATTTAGTGAGCTCTAATGTGCTGTGGAATATCGATACGCTCGATTGGAAGCGCCCCGGTGCTGCTGCTATTACGCGAGCTGTTGTTAACGGCGCACAAAACGGTGCTATTGTGCTCATGCATGATGGTGGTGGCGACCGTAGCCAAGACGTAGAAGCGCTACCGGGCATCATTGATCAGCTCAAGGCGGCGGGCTATGAACTCGTAACTGTTGAAGAGCTTATGAAGCTTGACAAAAGCCTGCCCGAAGACGTTATTGCGTCAAAGATTAAGCTGCCAGCAGGTGTTGTTATTCCGGAAGATATACCATAG